AGGTGGGGGGTTAGGAAGTTGTAATATGGGTACAAATAGTACTTCCCCAGAAAAAACTGAGTCTCAAGAGGTTGAAACCCAAGGGACTCCCGATGATGACGACGAGAATAAAGACAAAAATAATACCCAGGAAAAACGTCAAAATGATGACGATGACGACGATGAGAAAAAAGGGAAAAAAGGTAATAAAGATTACCAGAATCAGCGTAAAAATGACGATGATAATGACTAGCTAAGTCACAGATTTTACTCTGCAATTACTCCATAAAATGCCCATGTTGCCCTTAGAAATAGATAATTCGCTCCTGGAAACTCTGCGTCAGCGTCGTCAAAATTTACATAGATTAGTAGACTTTCCCGTAGTTTTATGGTCAGGGGGTAGTACTGCGCGTAATTTCCCTGCAAATATTTTTCCCTTCCGTGCTAGTAGCCATTTTCTTTACTTTACGGGGTTGCCTTTACGGAATGCAGCTATCCGTCTGCAAGGGGGAAATTTAGAATTATTCCTGGATGAAGCACCTGCGAGTAATGCTTTATGGTACGGAGAAACACCTTCCATAGAAGAAATAGGGGCAAAAATTGGTGCTATTGCTGTCTACCCCATGGCAGAATTAGCCCAAAGGGTGACAGATGCAGCCACGATCGCCGTCCAAGATGCTGCTACATGGACATTACAATCACAGTTACTAAATCGCTGGGTTTTACCGCAACAACCTCCCCAGGATATTGACTGGCAACTGGCAAAGGCAATTATTCAGCTACGGCTGACCCATGATACAGGTGCTATCGCAGAATTACGTAAAGCATCGGAGGTGACTGTGGCGGCACACAGAGCGGGAATGCTTGCTGTGAGGTCATCCCAGGGAGAATCCCAGGTGCGGGCAGCTATGGAGCAGGTAATTATGGCACATAACATGACCACTGCTTACAGTAGTATTGTCACTGTCCATGGGGAGGTGTTACATAATGATAGCTACCATCATTCCCTCACCCCTGGGAATTTATTATTGGCAGATGTGGGGGCAGAAACACCTGGAGGATGGGCAGCAGATATTACCCGAACTTTCCCCGTAAATGGGAAGTTTTCACCCACCCAAAGGGCAATTTATCAGGTAATTTGGGCAGCACAACAAGCCGCGATCGCCATGGTTAAACCCGGTATAGAATATGCAGATGTGCATCGGGAAGCTTGTCTGGCGATCGCCAGTGGTTTAGTTGATTTGGGAATTCTGCGGGGGGAAGCGGAGGATTTGGTGCATAAAAATCTCCATGCGTTATTTTTTCCCCACGGAATCGGACATTTACTCGGTTTAGATGTCCATGATATGGAAGATTTGGGGGATTTAGCTGGGTATGGTGAGGGAAGAACCCGTAGCGATCGCTTTGGTTTAAGTTATCTACGTCTTAACCGTCCCCTAGAACCGGGAATGTTAGTCACCATTGAACCGGGATTTTACCAAGTCCCCGCTATCCTCAATGACCCCAAAGTCCGCTCCCAGTACCAATATTTGGTGAATTGGGAACGTCTAGCAGAGTTTGCCGATGTCCGAGGAATCCGCATCGAAGATGATGTCCTAGTCACCAGTAATGGACATGAAGTGTTAACTGCTGCTCTCCCCAGTCAAATAGATATGGTAGAGGAGTTGGTACAGCAGGGTTAAAATAATTCGTAATTCGTAATTCGTAAAAAGTTAGTTAATGGCAAAATTCTCGACTTATCCCATAAATTGGGAATTTTCTAAACAAACTTCTGGATAAACTCATACATCAAATCTACCCGACCCTTACGTAACATTGCGGGGTCGAGTCTTTCCGTGGTGTTGCAAGTCATGAGAATTACTAGACGTTGATTTATCTGAATACCAGAATCATCTATTACACTCTGGTATAAAGTACCATCCAGTAAACTGAGAATATGCTCGGTTTTATTATTAGACTGGGCAATTTCGCTGGAACGGTTTTGAGCCAGGTTATCTGCTTCGTTAATAATAATACAGATTTTCTCTAAGTAGGTCGGTGGAACAAAGTTGGCGATCGCGTCATGGTCGAGAATGAAAATTACATACCCCAGGGGGACTAAAATTTCCTTAGCAACCGCTTGTGTCCACGCAGTTTTACCTGTTCCCGGTTCTCCATGAACTAACACAGCTAACTGTTGTTGATCAAGAATTGCTTGCTGTACGTTATCAGTAAAACTCTGAATATCTGCGGGAAAACTGCGAATTGAAAATTGACTGTGAACCTTACCAACTCGACTCTGATATCCACTCAACATCACCGCTAAATCATAGGTAGCTTTATTGATTAAGGGAGTGAGATTTTTCGCCATTAAGGTATATTGTCGCTTACCTCGGTCATAGGGGTCAATTTGCAGCCAAATATCATGTTTTGACCAGTAAGCATACACAGTATTAATCACATCTAAGCGTTCCCAATTCAGAAATCTATCTACTGGGAAATAGAACTCTCGCTCAGAATAGTATTGAGTAATAATATCTGGAGCAGCAAGCAAATTTAAAACCCGTAAAACAGTAATTTCTTGTAGTCTATTTAAAACATATTCAATAGGAATACTATTGCGACTGACAAATTGGACAATGGGTGTTTCTGTGGCAATAACTTCTTTGTAGCGGTAATCAGGATAAATAGGTTCTGGAGTAATAAAATTCCAGTATTTTTCTACTTCATAGCGGGTATTTTCTGAAGCTAAATTCAATAAGTTTGCCCACCATGCATAATTATTTCGCCCTAGGGTTTCAGCCAAATTACTCACCAAATTGAAGGTTTTTTGACTTAATTCCCGTGAATCCTTTGACATTAACTCGGCAAAATAACCAAAATCAAATTCTCGCTGCAAAGGTCGCCAACCACTGGCAAGTAAACCTTGGCGATTATTAGTATTATTGGGTACGTTGTCTTGAGTTCTAAAATAGTCAAATTCCATTTTCTGATTTGGTTGTGGGTATTATTTTATAAATATGTCGGTAATATGTCGGTAAAAATTATATTTGTAGAGCTACAGAAATTTATCTTTAATAATATTCACCTGGATATTCTATCTAAATACTGAGGACATTTCTTGGTTTGTTAACAGGATTTATAGATAAAACCCTTATACACTTACATCTCTATTTGCAATTATCAGGGTGAAAATTTGTATACTCCTTGAACTTACTGACAAATATACCTTTGAAAATATCTCTACTGACTTCAGTAAATAGGGTTTGGCGATCAAAGTATAAACTACTTGCGTGTAAGTTGTCAGAGCCAAGCGTTCATCACTCAAAAATAACTCCGCTAGTGAGCTACTACGCACTCTTTAAAGGATAGCTGCTTTCAAGCCAACCTCCTAGGTTCTCTGTTATTTTCTTGCTTCTCGCCCGTTATTATAGGATAACGGTAACTTTCCTCTCGTACTAGTGTATGTAAGCTCTAACGGTTGGGACACGCAAGCAGGAAATTTGCAAGTTTAAAAATAAGGTTTTCTTTGATTATCTTGTATTACATTGTAGTATGCGAGTGGTCTGTTGTCAAGTTGCATAATGTCTGCTGAGAGTCAAGCTTTTTGAGGTGGGAGTTATGGTGATAATAAGTGACTTAAAACACTCCAAATTTAAGTATATTACTGAAATGAATATTGTTTAATATCTGTGCAATCAATCATTCAATAAGGTTTGTCTCTAATAATTCTTCGAGATGATGTTTCATAGCCTTTGTATCTGGGCATACTAAGCAAGGGAAAATCCTGGATACAAATATTACATTAACAAGCAAAAATGAAATTTACCTCTACTTCCCTTGTCTTTTTGGGTATGATGACTGTCTTTGCGACAACTCCTCAAGTGAATGCTCAAGTAGTTGCACCAGTGGTGGTTGCGGAAAATAACGCCATACAACTGCTCAATCAAGGTGTCAAAAAAGCTGATGCGGGAGATTTTGCCAGTGCGATCGCCGATTTTACCGCCGCAATTCAGTTAAATCCTCGCTATTCCCTAGCATACTACAACCGAGGCTTGACTTACTATGACCAAGGAAACTACAAAGCAGCGCTAGAAGACTATAACCAAGCCATTCAAATTAACCAAAACTGGGGTAAAATCACTATTTTCAGCGCATACCTGAACCGGGGAAATATCCTGGATGATATGGGAGATAGTAAGGGGGCGATCGCGGACTATAATCAGGGGATTAAAATGCAGCCCCGTGACTCTTTAATTTATTACAATCGTGGTCTAGCTTATTATAATCTTGGAGATAAAAAATCTGCCCTGGCTGATTACACAAAAGCCATTAAATTAAATAATTGGACAGATAGCGGAGCTTATATTGCCTATCTGAATCGTGGTAATATTTACTCAGAAATGGATAATACGGAAGCCGCTTTAGCAGATTATACTCAAGCAATTCGTTTCAAGCCAGATTACGCTTTAGCCTATAAAAATCGCGGTGTTCTCTATTTAGATATGGGAGAACAACAGTTGGGAATGCAAGATTTACAAAAATCTGCTGAGTTCTATCAACAACAAGGTAATCGGAAAAAATACGAGCAAGTGTTACAGATTCTCAAGGAAACTCAGAAGTAAAAATTCACTCGACATCCTAGACACAGTACGCACCATGGGGGAATATTGTCAAAATCCCCCGAATTTGTTTGTGGGGATTCTCCTACACACTTTGCATTTATATCGGAGTGGGAGACTGCTGAGTCGGTGTCGGTGTCGGTGTCGGTGTGGTAGCATCCTTCAATAATATTGCTGGTACTTTTTGTACTCTTCCTTCTAGGGGTCTAACTTTTTCAACTAACTTGATAAACTGGTCGTAGTTAGGAATTTTTGCAGCTGGAACATAACCAGAATCGCTCGTAATATCACTGGGTGCATCATTCATCGCTTTTTGGATTTCCTGCTGACGATTGCGATCAACTGTGGGTGCAAGGAGAACCACACCAGAGGGAATCCACCGACTCGTATGTAAAACTCTTAACTTCGTTGTTGAAAACTCTCGTTGATAGGTTTCAAAATCCTTTTCTGATAATGCACCAGCATCCACGGTGTTATTGCTAATCCATTCCAAGACAGTTTTGGGAGTAGGTGCAAACTTAATTTCCTTGAGGGTTAAACCATAGAGGTCATATAAGGGTACATAATAACCGGAGGCGGAACCAATTTCACCCAGGGCGATGGTTTTATTGCTCAGGTCGCTAATTTTTCGCAATGGTTGCTCATCACGTACAATAATCACAGCACGTTGACGATTATTAACGCCTTCCATGGAAAATAGGGGAATGTAAAGTTCTTTGCCAATGGCGATCGCTGCTAAACCGGGAGGAGCAAAAACGATATCCCATTTTTTATGATTAATTTGCTCTAAAGCTTGTTGCTCATTATAGGCTGGTTCAAGTTCGACAATGGATTTTGTGGCAGCAGCAATATGATTTTTGAAGCGTTCGTATTTACCCAGGGAAACACTTCCGTCACCATAGCTGATCACACCCACTGTTAACTTCTCGGAAATATTATTTGTCTCGGAAGTAGTGCAACCAATGGTAAGTATACTAACTAGCAAGCTAATTTTGAGAGTCAACCAGGGACGAGAAACCATAGAATTGGAGAGTGATAAGGCTGAGATGAGCAGGGAGTGCGGTGAGTGGCTGCAAGATACAATTATTCTAGTGAGTTGACTGATTTCTCAGTTCCCAATCGGGAAAAAAGTTACATTACTTTTCACTACCGATAATGTAAATTTCTCCTAGAATTTGCCCAAACCAAGTGCAGCTAAATTGTCAAAGGATACGGAGAATTTCAATTGTAGCGATAGAACTCCGTTCCGCTACGCGATCGCCAGTTAGAAATAATGTTAATCTAGGACGGTTTACCTCTCTACAGGGATTTTTAACTAACTCGAGGGTTTAAATCTCCGTCACAAAACGTAATTACGAATTATTTTAACCTGATCTACAACGTCCAACTCATATTATATTAATTTTGAATTTTGAATTCCGCGTAGCAGTACACCCCCCTTTTTTCGGTAAACTGGTAATGACCAGAAAATAGTCACCCATTCCCTCACAGCAGTTAGTGATAGTCAGTCGATAC
The Calothrix sp. 336/3 DNA segment above includes these coding regions:
- a CDS encoding aminopeptidase P family protein, giving the protein MLPLEIDNSLLETLRQRRQNLHRLVDFPVVLWSGGSTARNFPANIFPFRASSHFLYFTGLPLRNAAIRLQGGNLELFLDEAPASNALWYGETPSIEEIGAKIGAIAVYPMAELAQRVTDAATIAVQDAATWTLQSQLLNRWVLPQQPPQDIDWQLAKAIIQLRLTHDTGAIAELRKASEVTVAAHRAGMLAVRSSQGESQVRAAMEQVIMAHNMTTAYSSIVTVHGEVLHNDSYHHSLTPGNLLLADVGAETPGGWAADITRTFPVNGKFSPTQRAIYQVIWAAQQAAIAMVKPGIEYADVHREACLAIASGLVDLGILRGEAEDLVHKNLHALFFPHGIGHLLGLDVHDMEDLGDLAGYGEGRTRSDRFGLSYLRLNRPLEPGMLVTIEPGFYQVPAILNDPKVRSQYQYLVNWERLAEFADVRGIRIEDDVLVTSNGHEVLTAALPSQIDMVEELVQQG
- a CDS encoding AAA family ATPase — encoded protein: MEFDYFRTQDNVPNNTNNRQGLLASGWRPLQREFDFGYFAELMSKDSRELSQKTFNLVSNLAETLGRNNYAWWANLLNLASENTRYEVEKYWNFITPEPIYPDYRYKEVIATETPIVQFVSRNSIPIEYVLNRLQEITVLRVLNLLAAPDIITQYYSEREFYFPVDRFLNWERLDVINTVYAYWSKHDIWLQIDPYDRGKRQYTLMAKNLTPLINKATYDLAVMLSGYQSRVGKVHSQFSIRSFPADIQSFTDNVQQAILDQQQLAVLVHGEPGTGKTAWTQAVAKEILVPLGYVIFILDHDAIANFVPPTYLEKICIIINEADNLAQNRSSEIAQSNNKTEHILSLLDGTLYQSVIDDSGIQINQRLVILMTCNTTERLDPAMLRKGRVDLMYEFIQKFV
- a CDS encoding tetratricopeptide repeat protein; amino-acid sequence: MKFTSTSLVFLGMMTVFATTPQVNAQVVAPVVVAENNAIQLLNQGVKKADAGDFASAIADFTAAIQLNPRYSLAYYNRGLTYYDQGNYKAALEDYNQAIQINQNWGKITIFSAYLNRGNILDDMGDSKGAIADYNQGIKMQPRDSLIYYNRGLAYYNLGDKKSALADYTKAIKLNNWTDSGAYIAYLNRGNIYSEMDNTEAALADYTQAIRFKPDYALAYKNRGVLYLDMGEQQLGMQDLQKSAEFYQQQGNRKKYEQVLQILKETQK
- a CDS encoding phosphate/phosphite/phosphonate ABC transporter substrate-binding protein; amino-acid sequence: MVSRPWLTLKISLLVSILTIGCTTSETNNISEKLTVGVISYGDGSVSLGKYERFKNHIAAATKSIVELEPAYNEQQALEQINHKKWDIVFAPPGLAAIAIGKELYIPLFSMEGVNNRQRAVIIVRDEQPLRKISDLSNKTIALGEIGSASGYYVPLYDLYGLTLKEIKFAPTPKTVLEWISNNTVDAGALSEKDFETYQREFSTTKLRVLHTSRWIPSGVVLLAPTVDRNRQQEIQKAMNDAPSDITSDSGYVPAAKIPNYDQFIKLVEKVRPLEGRVQKVPAILLKDATTPTPTPTPTQQSPTPI